Proteins from a genomic interval of Halopseudomonas litoralis:
- a CDS encoding phosphoribosylanthranilate isomerase, whose translation MPMARIKICGITRVEDALAAAQAGADAIGLVFHAASPRAVSIKQAGAIVQALPPFVTVVGLFVDAPEADIRAVLERVPLDLLQFHGEEPDSFCQRFARPYLKAVRVRPGDDLNALAGNWPGASGILLDSYKPGVPGGTGETFDWSMIPSQRPWTLVLAGGLQADNVRQAIDMTAPWAVDVSGGVEAAKGIKDVDKINAFIHEVKRV comes from the coding sequence TTGCCTATGGCGCGTATCAAAATCTGTGGCATTACCCGGGTGGAGGATGCTCTGGCGGCAGCTCAGGCCGGAGCTGATGCCATTGGTCTGGTATTTCATGCCGCCAGCCCGCGCGCGGTCAGCATCAAGCAGGCCGGTGCCATCGTTCAGGCGTTGCCGCCCTTTGTCACCGTAGTCGGCCTGTTCGTCGATGCGCCGGAAGCTGACATTCGCGCCGTGCTGGAGCGGGTGCCGCTGGATCTGTTGCAATTCCATGGCGAGGAGCCCGATTCTTTCTGCCAGCGCTTTGCCCGGCCCTATCTCAAGGCTGTACGGGTGCGCCCAGGGGATGACCTGAATGCGCTGGCCGGCAATTGGCCAGGCGCCAGTGGCATTCTGCTGGACAGTTACAAGCCCGGCGTGCCGGGTGGTACCGGAGAGACCTTTGACTGGTCGATGATTCCTTCACAACGTCCCTGGACACTGGTTCTGGCCGGTGGTCTGCAGGCGGACAATGTACGCCAGGCCATCGACATGACAGCGCCATGGGCGGTGGATGTCAGTGGTGGCGTTGAAGCCGCCAAGGGAATCAAGGATGTCGACAAAATCAACGCTTTTATTCATGAGGTGAAGCGTGTCTGA
- the truA gene encoding tRNA pseudouridine(38-40) synthase TruA → MSSTTVEAAASEAAAVVSRVAACVEYSGTAYRGWQRQQSGVRSVQEAVEKALSRVANHPIQLFCAGRTDAGVHASCQIIHFDSTARREPMNWFHGANANLPHDISLVWAKPVGMDFHARFSAKARRYRYVIYNDPVRPAQLGREVTWNYRPLDIERMQEAAQVLVGEHDFTSYRAVACQAKSPVKTIHHLKLVRFGKFIVLDIRASAFLHHMVRNIAGVLMQIGCGERPIDWAGEILHARDRRTGGLTAPAFGLYLVDVTYADHFDLPQRYLGPHFLSALNESD, encoded by the coding sequence ATGAGTAGTACAACGGTAGAAGCGGCCGCCTCCGAGGCGGCCGCTGTTGTTTCAAGGGTAGCTGCCTGCGTTGAATACAGTGGGACAGCCTACCGCGGATGGCAGCGTCAGCAGTCCGGCGTGCGGAGTGTTCAGGAAGCCGTCGAAAAGGCTTTGTCTCGGGTGGCTAATCATCCGATTCAGCTGTTCTGCGCAGGGCGTACCGACGCCGGGGTGCATGCCTCCTGCCAGATCATTCACTTCGACAGTACCGCCAGGCGGGAGCCGATGAACTGGTTCCATGGTGCCAACGCCAATCTCCCTCACGATATCAGTCTGGTCTGGGCGAAGCCGGTGGGCATGGATTTTCATGCGCGCTTTTCAGCCAAGGCCCGGCGCTACCGGTACGTGATCTACAATGATCCGGTGCGTCCGGCGCAGCTCGGGCGTGAGGTCACCTGGAACTACCGGCCGCTGGATATCGAGCGGATGCAGGAAGCTGCACAGGTATTGGTCGGTGAGCATGACTTTACCTCATACCGGGCCGTCGCCTGTCAGGCCAAGTCGCCGGTAAAAACCATCCATCACCTCAAGCTGGTGCGTTTCGGCAAGTTCATTGTGCTGGATATCCGTGCCAGTGCCTTTCTGCACCACATGGTGCGCAATATTGCCGGGGTACTGATGCAGATCGGCTGTGGCGAGCGACCGATCGATTGGGCCGGTGAGATATTGCATGCGCGTGATCGTCGAACCGGTGGCCTGACGGCGCCGGCGTTTGGTCTGTATCTGGTCGACGTAACCTATGCCGATCACTTTGATCTGCCGCAACGCTATCTGGGCCCGCATTTTCTATCGGCACTCAATGAATCGGACTGA